In Erigeron canadensis isolate Cc75 chromosome 6, C_canadensis_v1, whole genome shotgun sequence, the following are encoded in one genomic region:
- the LOC122606248 gene encoding probable aldo-keto reductase 3 isoform X2, with protein MHRVNISCKYFSKGAIGATSVWFIRCYLFYICFYFVWEIMEESVVVPKRKLGSQGFEVSAIGLGCMGMSPLHGSSKPEKEMIEVIKTAIELGITFLDTSDLYGPLTNSIIIGKALEGDARHKVQLATKFGIKSLSGDKGMVVSGDPAYVKEACNASLKQLGVNCIDLYYVHRIDTSIPIELTVGSLKELVEEGKIKYIGLSEASPETIRRAHAVHPITAVQLEWSLWTRDAEEEVIPTCRELGIGIVPFSPLGKGFFSKGPKSLPKFQGKNLEHNKIVFERVNVMARKKGCTPCQLALAWLLHQGDDVSPIPGTTKIENLKQNIRSIFVKLTKKEMCEIESIAAAVKGDRYSPAVMKDTWKYANTPPLSSWHTA; from the exons ATGCATCGCGTGAACATTTCCTGCAAGTATTTTTCAAAAGGTGCAATAGGAGCAACCTCTGTTTGG ttTATCAGATGCTACCTTTTCTACATCTGTTTTTACTTTGTATGGGAGATAATGGAAGAGTCAGTAGTGGTGCCTAAAAGAAAGCTGGGGTCACAAGGTTTTGAGGTCTCTGCAATTGGTTTAGGATGTATGGGCATGTCTCCCTTACACGGGTCTTCTAAACCCGAAAAAGAAATGATTGAAGTCATCAAGACAGCCATTGAGCTGGGAATCACATTTCTTGATACCTCAGATCTCTACGGTCCTCTCACAAATAGTATCATTATCGGAAAG GCTTTGGAGGGGGATGCGAGACATAAAGTGCAGTTGGCTACCAAGTTTGGGATTAAGTCACTCTCAGGCGATAAAGGGATGGTGGTAAGCGGCGATCCTGCATATGTGAAGGAAGCTTGTAATGCTAGCTTGAAACAACTTGGAGTCAACTGTATTGATCTTTATTATGTTCATCGTATCGATACAAGCATCCCTATTGAACTCACG GTGGGATCATTGAAAGAACTAGTCGAGGAAggcaaaataaaatacataggTCTCTCTGAAGCGTCACCAGAAACCATCAGACGGGCACACGCAGTTCATCCAATTACCGCTGTACAGCTGGAATGGTCCTTGTGGACAAGAGATGCAGAAGAAGAGGTTATTCCTACTTGCAG AGAACTTGGAATCGGGATAGTCCCATTTAGTCCTCTTGGAAAGGGATTTTTCTCAAAGGGTCCAAAG AGTCTACCAAAGTTTCAAGGCAAAAACCTAGAGCACAATAAGATTGTTTTTGAAAGGGTGAATGTAATGGCAAGAAAAAAGGGATGCACCCCATGTCAGCTAGCATTGGCTTGGCTTTTACACCAAGGAGATGACGTATCTCCCATACCTGGTACAACCAAAATCGAGAACCTCAAGCAGAATATTAGATCCATTTTTGTAAAACTAACAAAGAAAGAAATGTGTGAAATTGAATCGATTGCTGCAGCTGTGAAGGGCGATAGGTACTCACCTGCAGTaatgaaagatacttggaagtATGCAAACACTCCACCCTTGTCATCTTGGCATACTGCATAA
- the LOC122606248 gene encoding probable aldo-keto reductase 3 isoform X1 produces the protein MHRVNISCKYFSKGAIGATSVWFIRCYLFYICFYFVWEIMEESVVVPKRKLGSQGFEVSAIGLGCMGMSPLHGSSKPEKEMIEVIKTAIELGITFLDTSDLYGPLTNSIIIGKALEGDARHKVQLATKFGIKSLSGDKGMVVSGDPAYVKEACNASLKQLGVNCIDLYYVHRIDTSIPIELTVGSLKELVEEGKIKYIGLSEASPETIRRAHAVHPITAVQLEWSLWTRDAEEEVIPTCRELGIGIVPFSPLGKGFFSKGPKVVENFASNDFRRSLPKFQGKNLEHNKIVFERVNVMARKKGCTPCQLALAWLLHQGDDVSPIPGTTKIENLKQNIRSIFVKLTKKEMCEIESIAAAVKGDRYSPAVMKDTWKYANTPPLSSWHTA, from the exons ATGCATCGCGTGAACATTTCCTGCAAGTATTTTTCAAAAGGTGCAATAGGAGCAACCTCTGTTTGG ttTATCAGATGCTACCTTTTCTACATCTGTTTTTACTTTGTATGGGAGATAATGGAAGAGTCAGTAGTGGTGCCTAAAAGAAAGCTGGGGTCACAAGGTTTTGAGGTCTCTGCAATTGGTTTAGGATGTATGGGCATGTCTCCCTTACACGGGTCTTCTAAACCCGAAAAAGAAATGATTGAAGTCATCAAGACAGCCATTGAGCTGGGAATCACATTTCTTGATACCTCAGATCTCTACGGTCCTCTCACAAATAGTATCATTATCGGAAAG GCTTTGGAGGGGGATGCGAGACATAAAGTGCAGTTGGCTACCAAGTTTGGGATTAAGTCACTCTCAGGCGATAAAGGGATGGTGGTAAGCGGCGATCCTGCATATGTGAAGGAAGCTTGTAATGCTAGCTTGAAACAACTTGGAGTCAACTGTATTGATCTTTATTATGTTCATCGTATCGATACAAGCATCCCTATTGAACTCACG GTGGGATCATTGAAAGAACTAGTCGAGGAAggcaaaataaaatacataggTCTCTCTGAAGCGTCACCAGAAACCATCAGACGGGCACACGCAGTTCATCCAATTACCGCTGTACAGCTGGAATGGTCCTTGTGGACAAGAGATGCAGAAGAAGAGGTTATTCCTACTTGCAG AGAACTTGGAATCGGGATAGTCCCATTTAGTCCTCTTGGAAAGGGATTTTTCTCAAAGGGTCCAAAGGTAGTTGAAAACTTTGCAAGCAATGACTTCCGAAGG AGTCTACCAAAGTTTCAAGGCAAAAACCTAGAGCACAATAAGATTGTTTTTGAAAGGGTGAATGTAATGGCAAGAAAAAAGGGATGCACCCCATGTCAGCTAGCATTGGCTTGGCTTTTACACCAAGGAGATGACGTATCTCCCATACCTGGTACAACCAAAATCGAGAACCTCAAGCAGAATATTAGATCCATTTTTGTAAAACTAACAAAGAAAGAAATGTGTGAAATTGAATCGATTGCTGCAGCTGTGAAGGGCGATAGGTACTCACCTGCAGTaatgaaagatacttggaagtATGCAAACACTCCACCCTTGTCATCTTGGCATACTGCATAA
- the LOC122606248 gene encoding probable aldo-keto reductase 3 isoform X3 — MEESVVVPKRKLGSQGFEVSAIGLGCMGMSPLHGSSKPEKEMIEVIKTAIELGITFLDTSDLYGPLTNSIIIGKALEGDARHKVQLATKFGIKSLSGDKGMVVSGDPAYVKEACNASLKQLGVNCIDLYYVHRIDTSIPIELTVGSLKELVEEGKIKYIGLSEASPETIRRAHAVHPITAVQLEWSLWTRDAEEEVIPTCRELGIGIVPFSPLGKGFFSKGPKVVENFASNDFRRSLPKFQGKNLEHNKIVFERVNVMARKKGCTPCQLALAWLLHQGDDVSPIPGTTKIENLKQNIRSIFVKLTKKEMCEIESIAAAVKGDRYSPAVMKDTWKYANTPPLSSWHTA, encoded by the exons ATGGAAGAGTCAGTAGTGGTGCCTAAAAGAAAGCTGGGGTCACAAGGTTTTGAGGTCTCTGCAATTGGTTTAGGATGTATGGGCATGTCTCCCTTACACGGGTCTTCTAAACCCGAAAAAGAAATGATTGAAGTCATCAAGACAGCCATTGAGCTGGGAATCACATTTCTTGATACCTCAGATCTCTACGGTCCTCTCACAAATAGTATCATTATCGGAAAG GCTTTGGAGGGGGATGCGAGACATAAAGTGCAGTTGGCTACCAAGTTTGGGATTAAGTCACTCTCAGGCGATAAAGGGATGGTGGTAAGCGGCGATCCTGCATATGTGAAGGAAGCTTGTAATGCTAGCTTGAAACAACTTGGAGTCAACTGTATTGATCTTTATTATGTTCATCGTATCGATACAAGCATCCCTATTGAACTCACG GTGGGATCATTGAAAGAACTAGTCGAGGAAggcaaaataaaatacataggTCTCTCTGAAGCGTCACCAGAAACCATCAGACGGGCACACGCAGTTCATCCAATTACCGCTGTACAGCTGGAATGGTCCTTGTGGACAAGAGATGCAGAAGAAGAGGTTATTCCTACTTGCAG AGAACTTGGAATCGGGATAGTCCCATTTAGTCCTCTTGGAAAGGGATTTTTCTCAAAGGGTCCAAAGGTAGTTGAAAACTTTGCAAGCAATGACTTCCGAAGG AGTCTACCAAAGTTTCAAGGCAAAAACCTAGAGCACAATAAGATTGTTTTTGAAAGGGTGAATGTAATGGCAAGAAAAAAGGGATGCACCCCATGTCAGCTAGCATTGGCTTGGCTTTTACACCAAGGAGATGACGTATCTCCCATACCTGGTACAACCAAAATCGAGAACCTCAAGCAGAATATTAGATCCATTTTTGTAAAACTAACAAAGAAAGAAATGTGTGAAATTGAATCGATTGCTGCAGCTGTGAAGGGCGATAGGTACTCACCTGCAGTaatgaaagatacttggaagtATGCAAACACTCCACCCTTGTCATCTTGGCATACTGCATAA
- the LOC122606249 gene encoding probable aldo-keto reductase 4, whose amino-acid sequence MVGGVRMIKLGSQGMEVSALGLGCVGLSASTYGPPKPEQDMIKIIHHAVNSGVTHLDTADYYGSNLNEILIGKALKGLERGRVQLATKFGIKSFEGDCDICGDPEFVRASCEASLKRLDVDYIDLYYVHRIDARVPIEITMGELKKLVEEGKIRYIGLSDASPSTIRRAHAIHPITALQIEWSLWTRDQEEEIIPTCRELGIGIVPYSPLGSGFFTSGAKFFEGLPDSHFRKQWDSKFQGENLAHNSNLFKRISDVAQKKGCTPSQLALAWLLHQGPDVSPIPGTTKLEHLNQNIGALSVKLSPADQIELESIASTNAFKGKRLPPKILALSNVETPPLSLWK is encoded by the exons ATGGTTGGAGGAGTGAGGATGATTAAGCTTGGATCACAAGGTATGGAGGTATCCGCTCTTGGTTTAGGATGCGTGGGTTTGAGTGCTAGTACCTATGGGCCTCCCAAACCCGAGCAAGATATGATTAAAATCATCCACCATGCCGTTAACTCTGGTGTCACTCATCTGGATACCGCAGACTACTATGGCTCCAATCTCAATGAAATCCTCATTGGCAAG GCCTTGAAAGGATTGGAAAGAGGAAGGGTGCAATTGGCAACCAAATTTGGGATCAAATCCTTTGAAGGAGATTGCGATATTTGTGGTGATCCAGAGTTTGTTAGGGCTTCCTGTGAAGCTAGTTTGAAACGCCTTGATGTTGATTACATTGATTTATACTATGTTCACCGCATAGACGCTCGAGTTCCAATTGAGATAACA ATGGGGGAGCTTAAGAAGCTGGTAGAGGAGGGTAAAATCAGATATATAGGTCTATCTGATGCCTCACCATCGACGATTAGAAGAGCACATGCTATTCATCCAATCACTGCTCTACAGATAGAGTGGTCTTTATGGACCAGAGACCAGGAAGAAGAGATAATCCCGACTTGCAG AGAACTAGGTATCGGAATTGTTCCATATTCTCCTCTCGGAAGTGGATTTTTTACTTCTGGTGCCAAGTTTTTCGAGGGCCTGCCAGATTCTCATTTTCGGAAG CAATGGGATTCAAAATTTCAAGGGGAAAATCTCGCACACAACAGTAACTTGTTCAAGCGGATTAGTGATGTTGCTCAGAAGAAGGGCTGCACGCCGTCTCAGTTGGCATTGGCGTGGCTTCTGCACCAAGGACCCGATGTGAGTCCCATTCCAGGCACCACAAAGCTGGAGCACCTGAACCAGAACATTGGAGCTTTGTCAGTCAAACTCTCTCCAGCGGACCAAATTGAGCTCGAGTCTATTGCCTCAACTAATGCTTTCAAGGGCAAAAGATTACCTCCCAAGATCCTGGCTCTTTCAAACGTGGAGACTCCACCTTTGTCATTGTGGAAATAA